Proteins encoded together in one Coffea arabica cultivar ET-39 chromosome 2c, Coffea Arabica ET-39 HiFi, whole genome shotgun sequence window:
- the LOC113726219 gene encoding BES1/BZR1 homolog protein 4-like isoform X1: MTSGTRLPTWKERENNKRRERRRRAIAAKIFAGLRMYGNFKLPKHCDNNEVLKALCNEAGWVVEEDGTTYRKGCKPAERMDIIGGSATMSPCSSYQPSPGVSYNPSPSSSSFPSPVSSHYAANANGSADANSLIPWLKNLSSGSSPASSKLPHHIYIPGGSISAPVTPPLSSPTARTPRMQDNWNEQICGSVWGQQYAFLPSSTPPSPSRQTPPDSGWLSGVQTPQDGPSSPTFSLVASNPFGIKEPLSNGGSRMWTPGQSGACSPAIAAGFDQTADVPMADAVSAEFAFGNSTKGLVKPWEGERIHEEFVSDDLELTLGNSKTR; encoded by the exons atGACGTCGGGGACGAGGCTTCCGACATGGAAGGAAAGAGAGAACAACAAGCGGAGAGAGCGGCGGCGGAGGGCGATCGCCGCCAAGATCTTCGCCGGACTGAGGATGTACGGGAATTTTAAGCTCCCCAAGCATTGCGATAATAACGAAGTCTTGAAAGCTCTCTGTAACGAAGCCGGTTGGGTCGTTGAAGAAGACGGCACCACTTACAGAAAG GGATGCAAGCCTGCTGAACGCATGGATATTATTGGTGGTTCTGCAACAATGAGCCCTTGCTCATCATACCAACCAAGTCCTGGCGTATCATACAATCCAAGTCCTTCGTCATCATCCTTCCCAAGCCCTGTTTCATCCCATTATGCTGCCAATGCAAATGGTAGTGCTGATGCTAATTCCCTCATACCTTGGCTTAAAAATTTATCATCCGGCTCGTCACCTGCTTCATCCAAGCTCCCACACCATATTTACATCCCTGGTGGCTCTATAAGTGCTCCAGTCACCCCTCCCTTGAGTTCTCCTACTGCCCGGACCCCACGGATGCAAGATAATTGGAATGAACAAATATGTGGTTCTGTGTGGGGACAGCAATACGCCTTCTTACCCTCGTCTACCCCACCTAGTCCCAGTCGTCAGACTCCCCCTGATTCGGGGTGGCTGTCCGGTGTTCAAACTCCCCAAGATGGGCCTTCATCTCCAACCTTCAGCCTTGTTGCATCAAATCCATTTGGCATCAAAGAGCCACTTTCAAATGGAGGATCCCGCATGTGGACTCCAGGGCAGAGCGGAGCATGCTCCCCAGCTATTGCAGCTGGTTTTGATCAAACTGCTGATGTCCCCATGGCTGATGCTGTTTCTGCTGAGTTTGCATTTGGCAACAGTACCAAGGGACTGGTCAAGCCGTGGGAAGGGGAGAGGATACATGAGGAATTCGTATCCGATGATCTTGAGCTTACCTTAGGGAACTCTAAAACCAG ATAG
- the LOC113726219 gene encoding BES1/BZR1 homolog protein 4-like isoform X2: protein MTSGTRLPTWKERENNKRRERRRRAIAAKIFAGLRMYGNFKLPKHCDNNEVLKALCNEAGWVVEEDGTTYRKGCKPAERMDIIGGSATMSPCSSYQPSPGVSYNPSPSSSSFPSPVSSHYAANANGSADANSLIPWLKNLSSGSSPASSKLPHHIYIPGGSISAPVTPPLSSPTARTPRMQDNWNEQICGSVWGQQYAFLPSSTPPSPSRQTPPDSGWLSGVQTPQDGPSSPTFSLVASNPFGIKEPLSNGGSRMWTPGQSGACSPAIAAGFDQTADVPMADAVSAEFAFGNSTKGLVKPWEGERIHEEFVSDDLELTLGNSKTR from the exons atGACGTCGGGGACGAGGCTTCCGACATGGAAGGAAAGAGAGAACAACAAGCGGAGAGAGCGGCGGCGGAGGGCGATCGCCGCCAAGATCTTCGCCGGACTGAGGATGTACGGGAATTTTAAGCTCCCCAAGCATTGCGATAATAACGAAGTCTTGAAAGCTCTCTGTAACGAAGCCGGTTGGGTCGTTGAAGAAGACGGCACCACTTACAGAAAG GGATGCAAGCCTGCTGAACGCATGGATATTATTGGTGGTTCTGCAACAATGAGCCCTTGCTCATCATACCAACCAAGTCCTGGCGTATCATACAATCCAAGTCCTTCGTCATCATCCTTCCCAAGCCCTGTTTCATCCCATTATGCTGCCAATGCAAATGGTAGTGCTGATGCTAATTCCCTCATACCTTGGCTTAAAAATTTATCATCCGGCTCGTCACCTGCTTCATCCAAGCTCCCACACCATATTTACATCCCTGGTGGCTCTATAAGTGCTCCAGTCACCCCTCCCTTGAGTTCTCCTACTGCCCGGACCCCACGGATGCAAGATAATTGGAATGAACAAATATGTGGTTCTGTGTGGGGACAGCAATACGCCTTCTTACCCTCGTCTACCCCACCTAGTCCCAGTCGTCAGACTCCCCCTGATTCGGGGTGGCTGTCCGGTGTTCAAACTCCCCAAGATGGGCCTTCATCTCCAACCTTCAGCCTTGTTGCATCAAATCCATTTGGCATCAAAGAGCCACTTTCAAATGGAGGATCCCGCATGTGGACTCCAGGGCAGAGCGGAGCATGCTCCCCAGCTATTGCAGCTGGTTTTGATCAAACTGCTGATGTCCCCATGGCTGATGCTGTTTCTGCTGAGTTTGCATTTGGCAACAGTACCAAGGGACTGGTCAAGCCGTGGGAAGGGGAGAGGATACATGAGGAATTCGTATCCGATGATCTTGAGCTTACCTTAGGGAACTCTAAAACCAGGTAA
- the LOC113726219 gene encoding BES1/BZR1 homolog protein 4-like isoform X3 yields the protein MKWGLRQTGFFFPFFIKLGCKPAERMDIIGGSATMSPCSSYQPSPGVSYNPSPSSSSFPSPVSSHYAANANGSADANSLIPWLKNLSSGSSPASSKLPHHIYIPGGSISAPVTPPLSSPTARTPRMQDNWNEQICGSVWGQQYAFLPSSTPPSPSRQTPPDSGWLSGVQTPQDGPSSPTFSLVASNPFGIKEPLSNGGSRMWTPGQSGACSPAIAAGFDQTADVPMADAVSAEFAFGNSTKGLVKPWEGERIHEEFVSDDLELTLGNSKTR from the exons ATGAAATGGGGTTTACGCCAAACTgggttttttttccccttttttattAAGTTG GGATGCAAGCCTGCTGAACGCATGGATATTATTGGTGGTTCTGCAACAATGAGCCCTTGCTCATCATACCAACCAAGTCCTGGCGTATCATACAATCCAAGTCCTTCGTCATCATCCTTCCCAAGCCCTGTTTCATCCCATTATGCTGCCAATGCAAATGGTAGTGCTGATGCTAATTCCCTCATACCTTGGCTTAAAAATTTATCATCCGGCTCGTCACCTGCTTCATCCAAGCTCCCACACCATATTTACATCCCTGGTGGCTCTATAAGTGCTCCAGTCACCCCTCCCTTGAGTTCTCCTACTGCCCGGACCCCACGGATGCAAGATAATTGGAATGAACAAATATGTGGTTCTGTGTGGGGACAGCAATACGCCTTCTTACCCTCGTCTACCCCACCTAGTCCCAGTCGTCAGACTCCCCCTGATTCGGGGTGGCTGTCCGGTGTTCAAACTCCCCAAGATGGGCCTTCATCTCCAACCTTCAGCCTTGTTGCATCAAATCCATTTGGCATCAAAGAGCCACTTTCAAATGGAGGATCCCGCATGTGGACTCCAGGGCAGAGCGGAGCATGCTCCCCAGCTATTGCAGCTGGTTTTGATCAAACTGCTGATGTCCCCATGGCTGATGCTGTTTCTGCTGAGTTTGCATTTGGCAACAGTACCAAGGGACTGGTCAAGCCGTGGGAAGGGGAGAGGATACATGAGGAATTCGTATCCGATGATCTTGAGCTTACCTTAGGGAACTCTAAAACCAG ATAG
- the LOC113726220 gene encoding uncharacterized protein: MGDGYISAERGTEHLDSRVLDPDPELGSERPWKHVELFNQKYMARSLSQKMAEPASESLTCTRDEVVEKRSLKSGEISQSEEFVAKLSLQTTGEERDDNNDLTRIQSKPERYGMEPHESVIENTTKRAFLNHQGAKSEEYGYKAQLANTEVSNGTNGYLGQQMAKHVENDVNLPDCTQDGNGEKEDFKFQQITRRDKSDAYSSEYIEEIGKNTKSVYPQPDNIEAGDENSPSNAGVQSNQSLDSDVGPQKGRYFYYDTPLFGETGSWIPVSIPPMSESEHDEWSRGFSLNGGYLPEGDMGLSGLVGEDKELTMWDVVLEMLLVARGKVSSMASGDIDTISWISGHLIEQAWKEMAETLTEANFGNAQEILESDPPKWLPDSAASSCMLCSVKFHPIMCTRHHCRFCGGIFCGECTKGRSLLPEKFRTGDPQRVCDVCFVRLESVQPFLMDQVSRAAQLPTHDLTDLSTLRSWVNFPWGQSMEYEIYKATNTIRGYTKVGSLAPEKKIPEAILRDAKGLAILTVVKVGMMVTYNVGTGLVVARREDGSWSPPSAISTFGVGWGAQAGGELTDFIIVLRTNSAVKTFSSNTHLSVGAGLSAAFGIIGRTAEADVRAGAGCYAACYTYSCSKGAFVGCSLEGSVVTTRARENSRFYGSQLLKASDILIGSLPRPPAAAMLYRALGDLYQKL, encoded by the exons ATGGGGGACGGATATATTTCAGCTGAAAGAGGAACCGAGCACTTGGATTCTAGGGTTTTGGACCCTGATCCTGAATTG GGTTCTGAGAGACCTTGGAAGCACGTAGAGCTTTTCAATCAAAAGTATATGGCTAGAAGCCTTAGCCAGAAAATGGCTGAACCTGCATCGGAATCGCTTACATGCACAAGAGATGAAGTTGTGGAAAAGAGAAGTTTGAAGAGTGGAGAAATTTCCCAATCTGAAGAGTTTGTTGCTAaattatcacttcaaaccacAGGAGAGGAGAGGGATGACAATAATGATCTCACAAGAATACAAAGTAAACCAGAAAGATATGGAATGGAGCCACATGAGTCTGTGATAGAAAATACTACAAAGAGAGCTTTTCTCAACCACCAAGGGGCTAAAAGTGAAGAATATGGTTATAAAGCACAGTTAGCAAACACAGAGGTTAGTAATGGTACTAATGGATATCTGGGCCAACAAATGGCTAAGCATGTGGAGAATGATGTCAACCTACCTGACTGTACACAGGATGGAAATGGTGAGAAGGAAGATTTTAAATTCCAGCAGATAACTAGACGTGATAAATCTGATGCTTATTCTTCTGAATACATAGAAGAGATTGGCAAGAATACCAAATCTGTATACCCACAACCAGACAACATAGAAGCTGGTGATGAAAATTCGCCCTCAAATGCTGGAGTGCAAAGTAATCAGAGTCTAGATTCAGATGTAGGCCCTCAGAAAGGAAGGTACTTCTATTACGATACACCTCTTTTTGGAGAAACCGGATCTTGGATTCCTGTTTCTATTCCACCAATGTCAGAAAGTGAGCATGACGAGTGGAGCAGAGGTTTTAGCTTAAACGGAGGGTACCTTCCGGAAGGGGATATGGGCTTGAGTGGGTTGGTAGGTGAAGACAAGGAATTGACCATGTGGGATGTGGTATTGGAAATGTTACTTGTGGCACGAGGGAAGGTCAGTTCCATGGCTTCTGGTGATATTGATACAATTTCATGGATATCTGGTCACCTAATTGAGCAAGCATGGAAAGAGATGGCTGAGACTCTCACAGAAGCTAACTTCGGTAACGCCCAAGAAATTCTTGAATCAGACCCACCAAAATGGTTGCCTGACAGTGCAGCTTCATCTTGCATGTTATGCAGTGTGAAATTTCATCCAATTATGTGCACCAGGCATCATTGTCGGTTCTGTGGAGGTATATTCTGTGGAGAGTGCACGAAAGGAAGGAGCTTGTTGCCAGAAAAGTTTCGCACTGGGGATCCGCAACGGGTTTGTGATGTTTGTTTCGTTCGTCTTGAGTCGGTCCAGCCATTCTTGATGGATCAAGTAAGCCGTGCTGCACAGTTGCCAACACATGATCTGACTGACCTGAGTACATTAAGATCCTGGGTAAATTTTCCATGGGGCCAGTCAATGGAGTACGAGATCTACAAGGCCACAAATACCATTCGGGGTTATACTAAG GTTGGTTCTCTGGCACCTgaaaagaaaattccagaagCTATTCTACGAGATGCGAAAGGGCTAGCCATACTCACTGTTGTCAAAGTAGGAATGATGGTTACATACAATGTTGGAACTGGATTGGTGGTTGCTCGAAGGGAAGATGGTTCATGGTCTCCACCCTCTGCCATATCTACCTTTGGTGTGGGCTGGGGTGCTCAG GCTGGAGGAGAATTGACTGACTTCATTATAGTGCTGAGAACTAATTCTGCTGTGAAGACCTTCAGTAGTAATACACATCTATCAGTTGGAGCTGGTCTAAGTGCTGCATTTGGAATCATTGGACGCACTGCAGAAGCAGATGTGCGAGCTGGTGCTGGTTGCTATGCAGCTTGTTATACATATAGCTGCAGTAAag GTGCTTTTGTTGGATGTTCCCTTGAAGGGAGCGTTGTCACAACCCGGGCCCGAGAAAATTCGAGATTTTATGGTAGCCAGTTACTAAAGGCATCTGACATACTTATTGGATCGTTGCCAAGGCCACCTGCAGCAGCCATGCTCTACCGTGCACTGGGAGATCTATACCAGAAGCTTTAA
- the LOC113726221 gene encoding uncharacterized protein gives MVSKIVKKTPTKSIKNPRHRHHSHQRRKKSPVKNASAAASVVVASINKSIYTCHRRLIKIFSKLARIATPIKKKSPRKRGYQLLQKGSADPESSIRRALFDDEKGSALPPPVSPEKKTVFLDLDETLVHSQPSPAPEKYDFIVRPMIDGERVDFFVLKRPFVEEFLEFLSNKFEIVVFTAGIEEYASQVLDRIDGKGLVSHRLYRDSCKELDGKFVKDLSELGRDLKRVVIVDDNPNSYVFQPDNALPILPFIDDLGDGELKNLIQFFEKLDEVEDTRDAVKNYVSQFAGGTT, from the coding sequence ATGGTGTCCAAGATTGTGAAGAAAACCCCAACAAAGTCCATAAAAAATCCGCGCCACCGTCACCACAGCCACCAACGCCGGAAAAAATCCCCCGTAAAGAATGCCTCCGCCGCTGCTTCAGTGGTGGTTGCTTCGATTAACAAGTCCATTTACACTTGCCACCGCCGCCTCATCAAGATTTTCTCCAAATTAGCGCGCATTGCCACCCCAATTAAGAAGAAGAGCCCAAGAAAACGGGGGTATCAGTTACTTCAAAAGGGTTCTGCAGATCCCGAAAGTAGCATCAGAAGGGCTCTGTTTGATGACGAAAAAGGATCTGCACTTCCACCACCGGTTTCGCCAGAGAAAAAGACTGTCTTTCTTGATTTGGACGAGACTCTGGTGCATTCCCAGCCGAGCCCTGCTCCAGAAAAGTATGATTTCATAGTTAGGCCGATGATAGATGGAGAAAGAGTGGATTTCTTCGTGTTAAAGAGGCCATTTGTGGAAGAATTTTTGGAGTTCCTGAGTAATAAATTTGAGATTGTGGTGTTCACAGCTGGAATTGAGGAGTATGCTTCCCAAGTGCTCGACAGAATTGATGGAAAGGGTTTGGTTTCCCACAGATTGTACCGAGATTCGTGCAAAGAACTGGATGGGAAGTTTGTGAAAGATTTGTCCGAGCTGGGAAGGGATTTGAAAAGGgttgtgattgttgatgataATCCGAATTCGTATGTTTTTCAGCCTGATAATGCCTTGCCGATTCTCCCGTTTATTGATGATCTCGGAGATGGGGAGCTGAAGAATTTAATTCAGTTTTTTGAGAAGTTGGATGAAGTTGAGGACACTAGAGATGCTGTCAAAAATTATGTATCTCAATTCGCAGGAGGGACAACATGA